The sequence TGAATTTATTATTTCAATCACGCAACACTACAGTTATGTATCTGAAACAAAAGTGTGTTGTCTAATAAATAGTTGGGTTTTAGTTCAGAGTGCTTGATGAACATCCGTTTTCCCTCACCCCATTCTGCCAAATCTCCCTTAGTCACTCTGGCACAAGCCTTGCTGTCTGTCATGTCATCATATACAGCTGTATACTCCACATGATCTTCTCCATGGAGGTGATCTATTAGTCTGAAATGTATGGTGCCTTGAAACGGCCATTTCAAAGAATCGTCAAACTCTCCTCTCATGAAGTGCACGTACACAGAGATGTGTGTTCCTTTTGCAGTGCCATAGCCGTTAGCGTGCACTCTGAGACAAATCTTGTAGCCCTGATGGTGGGTGTAGACTGGAGGGGAGAACCAATGAATATTATTTTTCCTGTACTGCTCAAAGTCGGTCATTGTGAGAACTGGTAATCTATCTTGATCTTGACTATACAGTGCCATTGACAAAAGAACTGTACCTACGGCTAATTGGACTAACATGAAACTGCAGACTTGCCTCCCTGTCTCCTCTTCCAGCCTTGGTTGGTTATTCGTTTTTTTTTGTTGAGGTCTGTTGGAAATGTAATGGGCCACGTCTTTAGCCACATCTCCTTTCTTATTGTCCAATAAGATGGTGAGAAGGTTCTTGAATGTAGCGTTATAAGGGTCTTGTTCTCTCCATATTTTTAGAGATTTTTTATTCGATTCTTTTGTACCTTTAGAATGTCGCAATCTATCGACATCTGCTTTTTCTTCAGCAGAGAGCCCAAACTGCTCACAAAGGTCATCTATACAGTAGAATAGATGGGCTATTTTAGGCAAATCTATCTCAGCAATTTCTTGGTTCACTTGCTCATCTGTTAGTCTTGTGTGTATCATCAGTACCTCGATTGTTAGTGGTCCATTTTCTTTTTGTGGTACTGACATATCTGGCCCTCTACATTTCTTGTGTGGGCGATTAGCACATGGCTAAGTGGTTTTGTGCAATGAATTTAATTGGGAGCACATGATACTACCTAACAGTATGTCCCCTCTCTCCACTATATATAGTGTCCTGTTGTCCAATGCCAACCTGACTCTGGCTAGAGGAAGGAGGTACGGATTAGTAGGACGAAATGGTGAGGGgttgtctccatggtaatGAATACTAGCTGTTACTAAATGTAAATTCCAAATCTCATTTTGCTATCTAGCCAGTTTTTACATTGTAGTTATGGCCACCATTATTTTGGTGAATATATAGTGTAATAACATGGTTGCCCTGATTATACTGCACACTTGACTACAGCTGCTTGTATACACACAGGTTAGTGTTGAATGGACCTACTACCAACCAAGTGGTGAGCAAGGCGGTGGAAGGAGGTACTGGCACTGACATAAGATTGATATTGCATTTGGAAACCAGTAAGATCTATCTAAACACAAAAGAAAGATTCATTCAATGCTACACTTGTGTATCTGAAACAGAAGTGTGTTGTCTAACAAATAGTTGGGTTTTAGTTCAGATTGCTTGATGAACTTATATATTCCCCAACCCAATTCTGCCCTATCTCTGTCAGTTACTCTGTCATCAGTCTTGCTATCCGTCCAGTAATTGTAATCAATTATTTGATCCCAGTGATCTTCTCCACGGAGCTGATCTATTAGTCTGACGGATATATTGCCTCGAAACGGCCAATTCAAAGAATCGTCAAACTCTCCTCTCATGAAGTGCACAAACACAGAGATGTGTGTTCTTTCACCAGTGCGCCAGCCGCTAGCACGCACACCGAGACAGATCTTGTAGCCGTGATGGTGGGTGTAGACTGGAGGGGACCACCATTTAGTATAATTAGCCTTGTACTGCTTAAAGTCGATCATTTTGAGAACTGGTAATCCTTTAAAAGTATAATTCTCCTTGTACTGATCATTGGTTATTTTGAGGTTAGGGGTTGGTACTCTATATGGAGGTACTGTATATGGAGGTACTGTATATGGAATCGATTGATCTTCATTGCACGGTATCCAATAAACGATGCCAATGGCTAGTGTGACTACTAATATGACTGCAACCGTTGAAATGAAATAGTAGCTTTGTTTTTCTTTTCTCTCCTCTGGCCTTGGTGGTCTGTTGGCAACATAATGGGCCACCTTTCTAGTAATTTCTTCTCTCCTAAGCTTCAATAAGATAATGAGAAGGTTCTTGAATGTAGCCTCATGTCGGCATTTCTTTATCCATTTTCTTAGAGCTTCTTTATTTGCTGCTTCTGTACTTTCGAAATTCCGTAATCTTCTGACATCTTCCTTATCTGCATTAGAGAGCTCAAACTGGTCACAAAGATCATCTATACAGTTGAATAGATGGGCTATTCCAGGAAAATCAGTCTCAACAATTTCTTGGTTGACTTGCTTGTATGTTAGTCCTGTATTTATCATCAGTGTGTCCATAGTTAGTTGTCCATTTCCTCTTTGTTGTCCTGACATCTCTGACCCTCAAGTTAGgaactagctacatgtatagctagtaCTAAAACTAATGCTTTCTTGTGTGGGTGAGTCACACAGGTATGTGTTGACTAAGTGGTATTTGTGTCTTATGTTACTTTAGAACTACTAGGATGTATAGGGCTGCATGGATCAGATGGAAAAGAAAAATGTAGGGGAGGCAAAGCCCCTGCCGCGTATGCATATATAAACTAGGGGTGACATGCTCCCCCAGAAAAGTTGTAACAGTATGTCCTTTCTCTCCACTATAGTGTCCTGTTGTCCAATGCCAACCTGACTCTGGCTAGAGGGAGGAGGTACGGATTAGTAGGACGAAATGGTGAGGGgttgtctccatggtaatGAATACTATAAGCAAATGGAAGCCTGGCTGCACTAAATTCCAAATCTCAATTTTGTTATCCAGCCAGTTATGACCACCATGTGAATACTGCCtgtactctgt comes from Halichondria panicea chromosome 3, odHalPani1.1, whole genome shotgun sequence and encodes:
- the LOC135334223 gene encoding uncharacterized protein LOC135334223, which gives rise to MSGQQRGNGQLTMDTLMINTGLTYKQVNQEIVETDFPGIAHLFNCIDDLCDQFELSNADKEDVRRLRNFESTEAANKEALRKWIKKCRHEATFKNLLIILLKLRREEITRKVAHYVANRPPRPEERKEKQSYYFISTVAVILVVTLAIGIVYWIPCNEDQSIPYTVPPYTVPPYRVPTPNLKITNDQYKENYTFKGLPVLKMIDFKQYKANYTKWWSPPVYTHHHGYKICLGVRASGWRTGERTHISVFVHFMRGEFDDSLNWPFRGNISVRLIDQLRGEDHWDQIIDYNYWTDSKTDDRVTDRDRAELGWGIYKFIKQSELKPNYLLDNTLLFQIHKCSIE